A window of Solanum stenotomum isolate F172 chromosome 3, ASM1918654v1, whole genome shotgun sequence contains these coding sequences:
- the LOC125859946 gene encoding BAG family molecular chaperone regulator 1, producing MMRMKTKTTAMPPMMNDNSATGRDRTAADNEWEVRPGGMLVQKRNPDSENRPPPPPIRVRVKYGSIYHEINISPQATFGELKKMLTGPTGLHHQDQKLLYKDKERDNNAFLDISGVKEKSKIVVVEDPLCQEKRYLELRKNAKMEKAAKTIADISFEVDRLAGQVSAFESIISKGAKVVEKDLVKVIELLMNQLLKLDGIAAEGDVKLQRKMQVKRVQKYVETLDVLKMKNSAPSSNGNHIPKQESSPSPQQHQRRYSNEQASSPVQNQNGRHSFANSPTQAKHQEPSRHSASGSVVITTQWETFDPAPGPLLDHYSTTTQSNNNHASSAQPRFNWDLL from the exons atgatgcgAATGAAGACCAAAACCACCGCTATGCCTCCGATGATGAACGACAATTCCGCCACCGGTAGAGACCGTACCGCTGCCGACAACGAATGGGAAGTCCGACCCGGTGGAATGTTGGTTCAGAAGCGTAACCCGGATTCGGAAAACCGTCCTCCTCCACCTCCGATTCGGGTCCGGGTCAAGTATGGCTCAATTTACCATGAAATCAATATCAGTCCTCAAGCAACTTTTG GGGAATTGAAGAAGATGTTAACGGGGCCCACAGGGCTGCACCACCAAGATCAGAAGTTGTTGTACAAAGACAAAGAAAGAGACAACAATGCTTTCCTTGATATTTCTGGTGTTAAGGAGAAGTCGAAGATTGTTGTAGTTGAAGATCCACTTTGCCAAGAAAAACGGTaccttgagttgagaaagaatGCTAAGATGGAGAAGGCTGCTAAAACTATAGCAGACATCAGTTTTGAAGTCGACAGGCTTGCTGGACAG GTGTCTGCATTTGAATCGATAATTTCCAAAGGTGCAAAAGTTGTAGAGAAGGATTTGGTTAAAGTGATTGAGTTATTGATGAATCAATTGCTTAAATTGGATGGAATTGCAGCTGAAGGTGATGTTAAATTGCAGAGGAAAATGCAG GTGAAAAGAGTGCAAAAATATGTCGAAACACTAGATGTGTTGAAGATGAAAAATTCAGCACCATCGAGCAACGGGAATCACATTCCGAAACAGGAATCCTCCCCGTCTCCTCAACAGCACCAGCGTAGGTATTCCAACGAGCAAGCATCGTCCCCTGTTCAAAACCAGAACGGCAGGCATTCATTCGCCAATTCGCCTACACAAGCTAAGCATCAGGAGCCATCCAGGCACTCAGCCTCGGGTTCTGTTGTCATAACTACACAGTGGGAAACATTTGATCCCGCACCAGGGCCATTACTGGATCATTACTCAACCACAACGCAAAGCAATAATAATCATGCTTCCTCTGCTCAACCTCGATTCAATTGGGATTTGCTCTGA